The following DNA comes from Legionella sp. PATHC032.
GGAATTGTTAAAGTTGGTGAAGAAGTTGAAATTGTTGGAATAAGAGACACCCAAAAGACTACTTGTACTGGTGTTGAGATGTTCCGTAAATTACTTGATGAAGGTCGAGCTGGTGATAACGTTGGTGTGTTATTACGTGGTACGAAGCGAGACGAAGTGGAGCGTGGACAGGTATTGGCTAAGCCAGGTACTATTAAGCCACACACCAAGTTTGAAGCAGAAGTGTATGTGTTATCCAAGGAAGAAGGCGGACGCCATACTCCATTTTTTAATGGTTACCGTCCACAATTCTATTTCAGAACTACTGACGTGACAGGTACTTGTGACTTGCCATCAGGAGTTGAAATGGTAATGCCTGGAGATAATGTGCAATTAGTTGTTAGCTTGCATGCTCCAATTGCGATGGATGAAGGTTTAAGATTCGCAATTAGAGAGGGTGGCCGTACAGTTGGCGCCGGTGTAGTCGCTAAAATAATCGAGTAAAGTAAGAAGGTAGTACACAGTGACATGAGCTACATAATGGCTCATGTCAATTAAATTTAGGCCAGTAGCTCAATTGGCAGAGTGGCGGTCTCCAAAACCGCAGGTTGGGGGTTCGATTCCCTCCTGGCCTGCCAACTACAAGTAAATATGAAAAGTTCAAACGAAAATCAAAGTAAGATTAAAGATATTATGTCCTGGTTAGCTATTGTACTGGCTACAGCAGGTGCATTTCTATGCACTTACTATTATACGTTCACAGGACCAATTCAATCGATAATATGGCTTGCGTGGCTTATTTTGATCCTTTTCTTGGGTTACTTAACAACAACAGGTAAGAGAGTCTTTGCATTTGCGCAAGAAGCAAAAGTTGAATTGTTAAAAGTGGTTTGGCCTACACGCCAAGAAACAATACAAACAACTACTATAGTAATGGTGATGGTTGGATTGACAGGATTTATACTCTGGGGAGTAGATTCAATCATGATGTGGGCAATTGCTAAGTTAACACATTTAGGGTGAATATGGTTGAGGAAAACAAAGCAAAACAGTGGTACGTTGTACATGCCTATTCAGGATATGAAAATTTTGTCATGCGCGAAATAACATCTCGTGCAAAACACCATAATTTACAAGATAAAATAGGCGAGGTAGTTGTACCTTCAGAAGAAGTTGTAGAAATGCGTTCAGGCCAAAAGCGCAAGAGTACCCGCAAATTTTTCCCAGGATATGTTCTAGTTCATATGGTAATGGATGATCAAACATGGCACATGGTAAGAGGTATTCCCAGAGTTCTGGGTTTTATTGGAGGAACTAGTCAAACCCCAACTCCGATATCTGATAAAGAAGCTCAGGCCATTATGCAACGAGTTGAAGATGGTGTGACGAAGCCAAGGCCAAAAATACTGTTTGAGCCAGGGGAAGTAATCAGAGTGAAAGAAGGTCCATTTGTTGACTTTAATGGAGTTGTTGAAGAGGTCAATTATGAGAAAAACAGGCTAAGGGTAGCAGTTCTTATATTTGGACGTTCAACCCCAGTGGAACTTGAATTCAGTCAGGTTGAAAAAACATAAATGATCTAGATAAAAATTTTAAACTCATCAGTGTTGTTTAAAATTTAAATACAAAGGTTTTACAAAACCGGGGAGCTAGAACTTAATTGAAAATGCTAATTCAATAAAAACTAGCGCATGACCCATAAGGAGTAATAATGGCAAAAAAAGTAGAAGCATATATCAAATTACAAATCCCTGCAGGAAAAGCAAACCCCAGTCCTCCAGTTGGACCTGCTTTAGGTCAACGTGGGGTAAATATTATGGAGTTCTGCAAGGCTTTCAATGCTGCGACACAGCAAATGGAACAAGGTCTACCTATTCCAGTTGTTATTACAGTATATAGTGATCGTAGTTTTACCTTTATAACCAAGACCCCTCCAGCTTCAGTGCTGCTGAAAAAAGCTGCTGGTATTCAAAGTGGAAGTGGCACACCAAATACTAAAAAAGTAGCCAAACTGAATGTCAGTCAACTTGAAGAGATTGCTAAGGTCAAAAAACCTGATTTGACAGCAGCTAACCTAGCAGCGGCAGTAAGAAGTATTGCAGGTACAGCACGTAGCATGGGTATTGAAGTTGAAGGTTTGGAATAAGGGGTTACCATGTCAAAATTAACTAAGAAACAAAAGAAAGTAGCGGAAGTTATTAAGCCAAATCAACTCTATACAGTTGCTGATGCAGTAGCTATTCTGAAGCAATTCGCGTCTAAAAAATTTCGTGAGAGTCTTGATATCAGTATTAATTTAGGAGTTGATCCTCGTAAATCGGATCAAGTAGTTCGATCCTCGACTAATCTGCCAAAAGGGACAGGAAAAACAGTTCGAGTTGCTGTTTTTGCTCAAGGTGATAATGCTGCTAAAGCAAAAGCTGCGGGTGCTGATATAGTAGGATTTGAAGATTTGGCTGATAAGATCAAAGCAGGCGAGATGAATTTTGATGTTGTTATAGCAACTCCAGATGCTATGAGAATTGTGGGCCAACTTGGACAAATTTTAGGACCAAGAGGACTCATGCCCAATCCTAAAGTTGGAACAGTTACAACCAATGTGGAAGCAGCGGTTAATGACGCGAAATCAGGTCAAGTAAGATACAGAACTGATAAAAATGGAATCATTCATTGTACTGTTGGTAAGGCTGATTTCGCGCCTGAAGATGTTCTTGAAAACGTAGTTGCGCTGATCAATGATCTGAAGAAGGCAAAGCCAGCATCCTCTAAAGGGCAATATCTGAAGAAAATATCTTTATCTACAACAATGGGGCCAGGATTACCTATTGATATTTCATCAATACCTGTGTAACATATCATCCCATTTTTAAGAATTCACGGCATAGATTAGGTTCCATGCCGTCGAAGACCGCAGGTGCCTCGGCTTAATTTCCTGCGCAGACGGTGAACCGGCTCCTTAAGAAAGAGACGGCCACCATAACTGTCAAGTCCATGAGATTTGTACATATTAGGAGGTCAGTAACGTGACATTAAATTTAGCTGCAAAAAAAGCCGTTGTTGAAGAAGTGACTGCAGTCGCGTCAAAGGCTATTTCAGCAGTGGTTGCTGATTATCGTGGGTTAACTGTAAATCAAATGACGCAATTGCGTAGTGAAGCACGCAAATCCGGTGTTTATCTTCGTGTGGTGCGAAATACACTAACAAGAAGGGCGTTTAAAAACACTGAATTTGAATGTTTGAATGACTTACTTGTAGGTCCTGTATTCATAGCATTGTCACTTGAAGCACCAAGTGATGCTGCAAGACTACTAAAAGATTACGCAAAAACATTTGAAAAGCTTGAGATTAGAGCATTATCAGTTGGTGGGAAAGTATACAACGCAAATCAAATTGATGCTGTTGCAAGCTTACCAACACGTGATGAAGCAATATCCAAGTTAATGTATGTGATGAAAGCGCCAATTGAGAAATTTGTTCGCACACTTGCGGAGCCTCATGCCAAATTGGCTAGAACTCTTGCTGCTGTAAAGGACAAAAAAGCAGGCAATCCCGCTTAATCATTATTTAATTTTAATTAGGAGCTAGTAATGGCTGTATCAAAAAACGAAATATTAGAAACAATTTCTAACATGACAGTAATGGAAGTTGTTGAATTAATAGAGGCAATGGAAGAAAAATTTAATGTTTCTGCTGCCGCTGCTGCTGTAGCTGTTGCAGCACCAGCTGCTGGTGCTGGGGCCGCTGCTGCTGAAGAACAAACTGAGTTTACCGTTGTAATGACCAGCTTTGGTTCTAACAAGGTAAACGTAATCAAGGCAATTCGTGGCATAACTGGTCTGGGCTTGAAAGAAGCTAAAGACTTAGTAGAAGGTGCACCATCAACTGTTAAAGAAGGTGTGTCAAAAGATGAAGCTGCCAGTATCAAGAAAGAGCTTGAAGAAGCTGGTGCTACAGTAGAAGTTAAATAATTAAAATATAGCAGTATTTAAGGACCCAGCCATGTTCACATGGCTGGGTTTACTCGTTTGAAAATCATCAATAATTTACAGAGGAACCACCATGGCAGTTGCAGAAGCTAAACCTCAATATTCGCATGCTGAGAAAAAACGATTTCGCAAAAGCTTTGGTAAGCAGACAGATATAATGCCAATACCGAATCTGCTTGAAATTCAACTTAAATCCTACAGGGATTTTCTTCAAACTAATACTAAATTAAGCGAACAACTGAATACGGGATTGCATGCTGCATTTTCTTCTGTATTTCCTATCGAAAGCTTTTCTGGTAATGCAAGACTTGAATATGTTGGATACAAACTTGGAGAGCCTGCATTTGATGTTCGCGAATGCAAATTAAGAGGCCTAACTTACTCAGCTCCTCTAAGAGTCAAAATCAGACTTGTTGTGCTTGACAAAGATGCAAGCGATGATCCTAAGCCTATAAAAGATATTAGAGAGCAAGATGTTTTTATGGGAGAAATTCCTTTAATGACCGACGTTGGTACGTTTGTGGTCAATGGAACTGAACGCGTTGTTGTTTCACAATTACATCGTTCACCTGGGGTTATATTTGAACATGACAAGGGAAAAACTCACTCTTCAGGGAAGTTGCTTTATTCCGCACGAATAATACCTTATCGTGGTTCATGGTTAGATTTTGAATTTGATCCTAAAGATTGCGTTTATGTACGTATTGACAGACGTCGTAAATTGCCAGTGACTATTTTGCTAAGAGCACTAGGTTACGAAGCAGAGGATATACTAAGCGAATTTTTTGAAACAACTCGTTGTCATCTAAAAAATGGTGAATATCATATTGATTTAATTCCGCAGCGTTTGCGTGGTGAAATCGCTTCATTCGATATTCATGTTCCTGAAACAGGAGAGCTTATCGTAGAACAAGGTCGTAGAATTACTGCAAGACACATTAAGTTAATGGAAAAAAGTCAAATGCAGGATCTTGTTGTACCAAGAGATTATTTAATTGGAAAAACATTAGCAAAAAATATTATTGATACATCAACTGGTGAATTTCTAGCTCAGGCTAATGATGAGATAACTGAAGAACTGTTAGATGCTATGGCTAGCCATGGTATTTTGCAAATTGATATGATCTATACTAACGATTTGGATCATGGTTCATATATATCAGATACATTAAAAATAGATCCCACAGGATCACAATTAGAAGCACTCGTTGAAATTTACCGCATGATGCGCCCTGGAGAGCCTCCTACAAAGGAAGCTGCAGAGGCACTATTCAAAAATCTATTCTTTGTTGAAGAACGCTATGATTTGTCTGCTGTCGGTAGAATGAAATTTAACCGTCGCGTTGGAATTAAGAGCGACGAGGGTCCCGGTACATTAACGAAGGAAGACATTTTATCCGTAATTAAAACACTGATAGATATTCGGAATGGAATAGGGATGGTTGATGATATCGATCATCTGGGAAATCGTAGGGTAAGAAGTGTTGGTGAAATGACCGAAAATCAGTTTAGAGTAGGTCTTGTCCGTGTAGAGCGTGCTGTCAAAGAACGCTTAAGTTTGGTTGAATCTGAAAATCTGATGCCACAGGACTTAATTAATGCGAAACCGGTATCTGCTGCGATCAAAGAGTTTTTTGGCTCCAGTCAGTTATCGCAATTTATGGATCAAGTGAATCCATTATCTGGTGTTACACATAAAAGACGCGTATCGGCTCTTGGACCAGGTGGTTTAACACGTGAGCGAGCTGGCTTTGAAGTCCGTGACGTACATACAACACACTATGGTCGTGTATGTCCAATTGAAACGCCAGAAGGACCTAACATTGGTTTAATCAATTCATTGTCAGTGTATGCAAGAACTAACGAGTATGGATTTATTGAAACTCCTTGCCGAAAAGTAGTTAATGGGCGCGTAACAGATGAAGTTGAATACTTATCTGCTATTGAAGAAGTAGATCAATACATTGCACAATCAAATGTCGAGTTAGACGAACAAGGAAATATTCTTGCTGACTTAGTTCCCTGCAGACATCAAAATGAATTTTCCTTGACTACTCCGGATAAAATTAACTACATGGATGTCTCACCCAAACAAATTGTTTCGGTTGCTGCATCATTGATTCCATTTTTAGAGCATGATGACGCAAACAGAGCACTCATGGGTTCAAACATGCAACGTCAGGCCGTACCAACCTTGCGATCAGAAAAACCTTTGGTTGGGACCGGTATGGAAAGAATCGTCGCATCTGATTCAGGGGTGTCCGTTGTTGCGAAGAGAGGTGGAGTTATTGATCTGGTTGATGCTTCTCGTATTGTTGTTCGTGTTAATGACGACGAAACAACTGCAGGGGAAACTGGAGTAGATATTTATAACTTGACCAAGTATTTCCGCTCTAACCAGGATACCTGTATTAATCAAAGACCCATAGTATCAACAGGTGATCGAATTCAACGTGGTGATGTTCTGGCTGACGGCCCATGTACAGATATGGGTGAGCTGGCACTTGGACAGAATTTACTGGTTGCGTTTATGCCCTGGAATGGTTATAACTTTGAAGATTCCATTCTCATATCTGAACGTATCGTTCATGACGACAGATTTACTACCATTCACATCGAAGAGTTAACATGTATAGCTCGAGATACCAAATTAGGCACTGAAGAAATTACAGCAGATATTCCCAATGTAGGTGAGTCTGCGCTCTCTAATTTGGATGAATCTGGTGTCGTTTACATCGGTGCAGAAGTAAAAGCAGGTGATATTCTTGTGGGTAAAGTAACTCCTAAAGGAGAAACCCAACTTACACCAGAAGAGAAACTTTTAAGAGCTATCTTTGGTGAAAAGGCTTCAGATGTTAAAGACTCATCATTGAGAGTTCCATCCGGTATGAATGGAACGGTGATCGATGTACAGGTATTTACCCGTGATGGCCTTGAAAAGGATGCCCGTGCTAAAAGCATTGAAGAAGAACATTTAGCTCGAGTTCGCAAGGATTTAATCGACGAAAGACGTATCCGTGAAGAAGACATCTATCATAGAGTTTCTCATTTGCTACTGGATAAGGTAGCAACAGGCGGACCAGGCAGCTTAAAACCAGGATCTAAAATCACCCAGGATTACTTAGAGAAAGTTGAAAGAGAAAAATGGTTTGATATTCGTATAGAGGATGACGCAGTTAGTCAACAGCTGGAACAGTTATCCAAGCAATTAGAACTTTTAACAAAAGAAATGGAAAAGCGCTTTAACGATAGCCGCAAGAAAATTATCCAAGGTGATGATTTAGCTCCTGGCGTATTAAAAATTGTTAAAGTGTATTTGGCTGTTAAAAGAAGAATTCAACCTGGAGACAAAATGGCAGGTCGCCATGGAAACAAGGGTGTGATCTCCATTGTTGTGCCAGTTGAGGATATGCCACATATGGAAGATGGAACAGCTGTAGATATTGTTCTTAATCCATTGGGTGTCCCATCGCGAATGAATATTGGACAGGTTCTTGAGACGCATCTAGGATTAGCTGCCAAAGGATTGGGAAGAAAGATTGCACAGATGCTTGATGAAAAACAAACACCTGAAGCAATAAGAGCATTTCTTGAGAAAATTTATAATCATGACGGAGTGCAACGTGTGAACTTGAAATGTCTCAATGATGATGAATTGATGACATTGGCAGATAACCTTAAAGCGGGTGTGCCGATGGCAACTCCTGTTTTTGATGGTGCTACTGAGCAAGAAATCAAAAGTATGTTGCAGCTAGCCGATTTGCCAGCAGATGGTAAAACAGTGTTGATAGATGGCAGAACAGGTAATAAGTTTGATAATCCAGTTACTGTAGGCTACATGTATATGTTGAAATTAAACCATTTGGTAGATGACAAGATGCATGCGCGCTCAACTGGATCGTACAGTTTGGTCACTCAACAGCCACTTGGCGGTAAAGCACAATTTGGTGGTCAGCGTTTTGGTGAGATGGAAGTATGGGCATTGGAGGCATATGGTGCAGCATACACTTTACAAGAAATGTTAACCGTAAAATCAGATGACGTTGGAGGTCGAACAAAGATCTATAAAAATATAGTCGATGGAGATCATCGTATGGACCCAGGAATGCCTGAATCTTTCAATGTACTATTGAAGGAAATTAGAGCGCTGGGAATTGATATCGAGTTGGAGCATGACTAACTCATCAGCGATACATACTGACTAACCATTTTTTGGAGGCATAGACTTGGCTACCCTAAGCAACGACCCAATGAAAAAAGCACCAGTAATGAGTGACTTACTTGGTATTCTTAAGCAACAAGGTCAAAGTGAAGAATTTGATGCAATTAAAATTGCACTGGCGTCACCTGAATTAATTCGATCATGGTCCTATGGCGAAGTTAAAAAACCTGAAACAATCAACTACAGGACATTTAAGCCTGAAAGAGATGGTTTGTTTTGCGCCAAAACTTTTGGTCCAGTTAAAGATTATGAGTGCTTATGTGGAAAGTACAAGCGATTAAAACATCGCGGTGTTATTTGCGAGAAGTGTGGGGTTGAATTGGCTCTCGCAAAAGTGAGACGAGAAAGAATGGGGCATATCGAACTCGCAAGCCCAGTTGCTCACATATGGTTCTTAAAATCTTTACCATCAAGAATTGGATTACTCCTCGATATGACTCTAAGAGATATAGAACGAGTACTCTATTTTGAAGCTTTTGTCGTTGTTGATCCCGGAATGACAGAGCTTGAAAGAGGGCAACTGCTGAATGATGAAGCCTATCTTGATGCGATGGAACAATATGGTGATGAGTTTGATGCTCGCATGGGCGCAGAAGCAATTCGTGATTTGTTACGTCAAATTGATCTGGAAGATGAAATTAAAAATTTACGTGAAGAACTTCCAACAACAAACTCTGAGACAAAGATTAAAAAAATCACCAAAAGACTCAAGTTATTAGAGGCCTTTTACGAATCGGGAAATAAACCTGAATGGATGATCATGGATGTACTTCCAGTGCTTCCACCTGATTTGAGGCCATTGGTTCCGCTGGATGGTGGACGTTTTGCTACATCCGATTTGAATGATTTATACAGGCGCGTCATTAATAGGAACAACCGTCTAAAACGTTTGCTGGATCTGAATGCACCTGACATTATCGTTCGCAATGAAAAACG
Coding sequences within:
- the secE gene encoding preprotein translocase subunit SecE → MKSSNENQSKIKDIMSWLAIVLATAGAFLCTYYYTFTGPIQSIIWLAWLILILFLGYLTTTGKRVFAFAQEAKVELLKVVWPTRQETIQTTTIVMVMVGLTGFILWGVDSIMMWAIAKLTHLG
- the nusG gene encoding transcription termination/antitermination protein NusG, encoding MVEENKAKQWYVVHAYSGYENFVMREITSRAKHHNLQDKIGEVVVPSEEVVEMRSGQKRKSTRKFFPGYVLVHMVMDDQTWHMVRGIPRVLGFIGGTSQTPTPISDKEAQAIMQRVEDGVTKPRPKILFEPGEVIRVKEGPFVDFNGVVEEVNYEKNRLRVAVLIFGRSTPVELEFSQVEKT
- the rplK gene encoding 50S ribosomal protein L11, coding for MAKKVEAYIKLQIPAGKANPSPPVGPALGQRGVNIMEFCKAFNAATQQMEQGLPIPVVITVYSDRSFTFITKTPPASVLLKKAAGIQSGSGTPNTKKVAKLNVSQLEEIAKVKKPDLTAANLAAAVRSIAGTARSMGIEVEGLE
- the rplA gene encoding 50S ribosomal protein L1; its protein translation is MSKLTKKQKKVAEVIKPNQLYTVADAVAILKQFASKKFRESLDISINLGVDPRKSDQVVRSSTNLPKGTGKTVRVAVFAQGDNAAKAKAAGADIVGFEDLADKIKAGEMNFDVVIATPDAMRIVGQLGQILGPRGLMPNPKVGTVTTNVEAAVNDAKSGQVRYRTDKNGIIHCTVGKADFAPEDVLENVVALINDLKKAKPASSKGQYLKKISLSTTMGPGLPIDISSIPV
- the rplJ gene encoding 50S ribosomal protein L10; protein product: MTLNLAAKKAVVEEVTAVASKAISAVVADYRGLTVNQMTQLRSEARKSGVYLRVVRNTLTRRAFKNTEFECLNDLLVGPVFIALSLEAPSDAARLLKDYAKTFEKLEIRALSVGGKVYNANQIDAVASLPTRDEAISKLMYVMKAPIEKFVRTLAEPHAKLARTLAAVKDKKAGNPA
- the rplL gene encoding 50S ribosomal protein L7/L12 — its product is MAVSKNEILETISNMTVMEVVELIEAMEEKFNVSAAAAAVAVAAPAAGAGAAAAEEQTEFTVVMTSFGSNKVNVIKAIRGITGLGLKEAKDLVEGAPSTVKEGVSKDEAASIKKELEEAGATVEVK
- the rpoB gene encoding DNA-directed RNA polymerase subunit beta; amino-acid sequence: MAVAEAKPQYSHAEKKRFRKSFGKQTDIMPIPNLLEIQLKSYRDFLQTNTKLSEQLNTGLHAAFSSVFPIESFSGNARLEYVGYKLGEPAFDVRECKLRGLTYSAPLRVKIRLVVLDKDASDDPKPIKDIREQDVFMGEIPLMTDVGTFVVNGTERVVVSQLHRSPGVIFEHDKGKTHSSGKLLYSARIIPYRGSWLDFEFDPKDCVYVRIDRRRKLPVTILLRALGYEAEDILSEFFETTRCHLKNGEYHIDLIPQRLRGEIASFDIHVPETGELIVEQGRRITARHIKLMEKSQMQDLVVPRDYLIGKTLAKNIIDTSTGEFLAQANDEITEELLDAMASHGILQIDMIYTNDLDHGSYISDTLKIDPTGSQLEALVEIYRMMRPGEPPTKEAAEALFKNLFFVEERYDLSAVGRMKFNRRVGIKSDEGPGTLTKEDILSVIKTLIDIRNGIGMVDDIDHLGNRRVRSVGEMTENQFRVGLVRVERAVKERLSLVESENLMPQDLINAKPVSAAIKEFFGSSQLSQFMDQVNPLSGVTHKRRVSALGPGGLTRERAGFEVRDVHTTHYGRVCPIETPEGPNIGLINSLSVYARTNEYGFIETPCRKVVNGRVTDEVEYLSAIEEVDQYIAQSNVELDEQGNILADLVPCRHQNEFSLTTPDKINYMDVSPKQIVSVAASLIPFLEHDDANRALMGSNMQRQAVPTLRSEKPLVGTGMERIVASDSGVSVVAKRGGVIDLVDASRIVVRVNDDETTAGETGVDIYNLTKYFRSNQDTCINQRPIVSTGDRIQRGDVLADGPCTDMGELALGQNLLVAFMPWNGYNFEDSILISERIVHDDRFTTIHIEELTCIARDTKLGTEEITADIPNVGESALSNLDESGVVYIGAEVKAGDILVGKVTPKGETQLTPEEKLLRAIFGEKASDVKDSSLRVPSGMNGTVIDVQVFTRDGLEKDARAKSIEEEHLARVRKDLIDERRIREEDIYHRVSHLLLDKVATGGPGSLKPGSKITQDYLEKVEREKWFDIRIEDDAVSQQLEQLSKQLELLTKEMEKRFNDSRKKIIQGDDLAPGVLKIVKVYLAVKRRIQPGDKMAGRHGNKGVISIVVPVEDMPHMEDGTAVDIVLNPLGVPSRMNIGQVLETHLGLAAKGLGRKIAQMLDEKQTPEAIRAFLEKIYNHDGVQRVNLKCLNDDELMTLADNLKAGVPMATPVFDGATEQEIKSMLQLADLPADGKTVLIDGRTGNKFDNPVTVGYMYMLKLNHLVDDKMHARSTGSYSLVTQQPLGGKAQFGGQRFGEMEVWALEAYGAAYTLQEMLTVKSDDVGGRTKIYKNIVDGDHRMDPGMPESFNVLLKEIRALGIDIELEHD